The Apium graveolens cultivar Ventura chromosome 11, ASM990537v1, whole genome shotgun sequence genome has a window encoding:
- the LOC141696447 gene encoding uncharacterized protein LOC141696447 yields METISVARRIEELRIKLGFSNCFSVDRIGRSGGLAVFWKRSAECSIVGYSQNHVDLVFTENNIQKWRLSCFYGFLERARRRQSWELICNLAQLSNLPWCIVGDFNDLLYATDKKGIHPHPEYLMRGFQNAIDSSSLAELDLNGGSYTWEKSRGTREWVHERLDRAFANMGWWTLFPLCKLKVITTTVSDHDAIFLELLSLEVPKRVFRFKFENT; encoded by the coding sequence ATGGAGACTATATCTGTAGCTAGAAGGATTGAAGAACTGCGAATAAAGTTGGGTTTTTCAAATTGCTTTTCTGTAGACCGTATTGGTAGAAGTGGAGGTTTAGCAGTTTTTTGGAAAAGGAGTGCAGAGTGTTCAATTGTTGGTTACTCACAAAATCATGTCGATTTAGTGTTTACAGAGAATAATATCCAAAAGTGGAGGCTTTCCTGTTTTTATGGATTTCTGGAAAGAGCTAGGAGAAGACAGTCTTGGGAATTAATATGTAATCTAGCTCAACTGTCGAATCTCCCCTGGTGCATAGTAGGGGATTTTAATGATCTATTATATGCAACGGATAAAAAAGGTATTCACCCTCACCCTGAATATCTAATGAGAGGCTTTCAGAATGCGATTGATAGTAGCTCTCTTGCGGAACTAGATCTTAATGGAGGAAGTTACACTTGGGAGAAGAGCAGAGGCACGAGAGAGTGGGTGCATGAGCGTTTAGATAGAGCATTTGCAAATATGGGTTGGTGGACCTTATTCCCCCTGTGCAAACTCAAGGTGATCACTACAACTGTGTCTGATCATGATGCAATATTCTTGGAATTGCTAAGTTTGGAAGTACCTAAAAGAGTCTTTAGATTCAAGTTTGAAAACACGTGA